GATCCTCGCAGGCTCGTGCGACTTTGAACGCGATCGCGACCTCTGGCGCTCCTGGCGGCTGAACCAGGCCCCCCAGACCGCGATCTTTTTTCGCGACCACGGCCTGAGCGATCGCCTTGGCTTCTCCTACGCCCATATGGATGCTGACGAGGCCGCGGCCGACCTGATCGGAGCCCTTGAAGGCATCGCGCGCGCCGCCCACCGCGATGAGAATCCTCGCCCCATGGCGGCCATCATCCTCGACGGTGAGAACCCCTGGGAGCACTACCCCGAAGATGGCCGACTCTTCTTGCAGGCCCTCTACGAGCGCCTCGGCGACCACGCCTCCCTGGTCCCCTCAACCCCCGGCGACCATCTGGCGCGCGGAGGAAGCTCAGGACACCTTGAGCATCTACACTCCGGCTCCTGGATCCTGGGCAACTACCAGATCTGGATCGGCCACTCCGAGACGAACCTCGCATGGGAACTTCTGGGTGAGGCGACACGCTGGCTCGACGAGCAACCTCCACCTGACGCTGAGGATAGCCGCGCCCACCAGTCTTTTCAGACCGCGCACCAGGCGCTGATGATGGCTCAGGGCTCCGACTGGTTCTGGTGGTACGGCGACGACTTCAGCTCCGAGCAAGACGCGCTCTTCGACAGCATCTTTCGCGCGCTGCTTCGCCGCGTCTACACCTCCCCTGGCCATGAGCCTCCCGGCCGACTGCACCACCCGATCAACGACTCGAAGACCCCGCCAGATGTCGCCGCCCACCGCGTTCCGACGCACCCGATCAGCCCGCGTATCGACGGGCGACGCGGCGGCTTCTTTGACTGGGAGGGCGCCGGGTCCTACCTGCCCCGAAGCGGCTACGGAGCGATGTTTGAGACGACCCGCTACGTCGATCAGATTCTCTATGGCTGTGACCACGACCGTCTCTACGTGCGCGTCGATCCGGGCCCCGACCTCCGAGAACACCTGCACCTTGAGCTCCGACTGACCTCCCACACGGGCACCTCCACCATCGCGTTGCACCCGAACCCTTCTGGCCAGCCCCGCGCGCTCAGCCCCGATGCACCAACAGCCCTGGTGGACTGGGCTTTCGCCCAATGCTGGGAGCTCGCACTCTCACGCGCAGCGCTCGATTGCCTCGCCACACCTGCCGTCGACCTGCGCCTGGCGGTCCTCGACGGGACGCGCGAACTTCGCCACCTCCCCGTTGAGCATCCCCTCACGATTGAGCTTACTGCCTCGCCAGACGACTGGTTCGTCTAGCCAATCTCCCAGGTGCCATAAGGCGGCAGCTCCCGCATCGACTCGCGGATGTAGGGCACATCGGCCTCCAACTCCTCCCGCGCGCCTTCGATGATGCGTTTAAGTTTGGAGTAGCTGTTGACGATGATCTGCAGCGGGCTGGGCGGGGTGCGAAAGGTCTTATGAAACGACGCATAAGGCATATTCGCCACGACCGCCGGGCGAGCGATCTGCTGGATGGGAATCCAGATGAGGTTGCGTCCGGTGGAGAGAGGCGCAAACGCATCAAAGGAGAGGATCTGCGCATTGCGAGAGCCCACTGATCCCCGCTGCACCGACTCCCAGGCCACCTTCGAGGGCACATTATTGACCACCCCGCCGTCGCAGAGACGCAGGAGTTGATGCCGCGCGAACACGCTCTCCAGCGGTCCGATCGTCTCCGGATCGTCGTGGAAAACATCAAAATGCAAAAGCCCCGGTACCGAGCAGCTAAAGCCCGCGGCCTCGATCACCGGGAAATGCTCGGTGCCCGGCTCCGAGCCGAAGACCACCTGGGTGAGCAGACGCGGATTCTTGGAGAGCTGGCGCACCGCCCCGAAGAAGAGCTTGAGTTTGCGGCGCAGTGCCAGCGGCGTCATGCCCTCCTCGCCAGACTGCTCGTACTCCCGGTCATCGAAGTGAAAGCCTTTGCGAACCCCGGTGGCCACGATCTCCAGCTTGATCGGAAGATCGTCAAAACGCGGCATCCCGCTTCCCAGAAGCTCCTGAAACATCTCGCGCGCAAGACGCATGATGTTGAGATGAAACGCCCCCGGAAAGCCAAAGCGAGAGTAGCCCGTGAAGGGGCGAAAGAGCGTGTTGTAATCGAGGTTTTTGGGCATCGCCAGCGCGACCGAAACCGGATCGTAGCTACGGTCGATCGCACGCACAAGCCCCAGGAGGCTGCCCATCGAACTGCCCACGATCAGCTCCGGAGTGATGCCCAGCTCCTTGAGCATCGCGAAGGTACCCAGGTGCACAAGCCCCGCGCCGCCTCCACCGCCGAGCACAAGCACCAGCCGTTTCTGACGCAGCTCCGCGTCCAGGTGCTCCGCTCCGAAAGTGCTGGCGTGGCGTGTCAGCAGCTGCGAGCGCGTCTGTTCGACGCGCATCGCCACCACCGGCGCGATCTCGCGCAGACCGTCCACCCGAACCTCGCCAGTCTCCGGCAAGAGCGGCACCAGTGACTCCACCAACCACCGGCGCAACGCGTCGACGTCTTCGCTCAGCGAGATGTCGTTTCCCACCGGGGTGCGAAAGAGGTTCATCTGCCCCAGCGCCGCCGCGTAGCGAAAGAGTGCCTGATGGCGCACGTGCAAGACGTTGGGTTGATCGACGATCAGCCTGATAAAGCGCTGCTCAAAGTCCTTGAGCTCGCGCACCCGCACAAAATGTCGACCGTATCGACTCAAACGCCACTCGCTGCTGCATGATGCTCGCCGGTCCCTCAATGACCAACGCCGGCGCAGGGGCGCCGGCGCAGATTATCGGCGTTCGCGCCGATCCTGGCAAAGAGATTTTCGCCACCGGCACAGAACCCGCTGCTGAAGCGGCCCTGCGCCGGTTGAGAATCAACTCTTCAAAAACGAGAAGAGCCCTTTCTTCGGTTGCTCGGCCCCCTCGCCAGAAGCACCCTCCGCGTGCGGGGGCTTCTTCTCGGCGACCATCTTCGCAAGCTCAACAAAGGCCGCCGTCACCGGGCTCTCCGGCTGTCCCACGACCACCGGACGCCCCGCATCGCCGCCTTCGCGCACCGTCAGGTCGAGCGGAATCTCACCGAGCACCGGCGTCTCCAGACGCTCGGCCTCTTTGGCCACCTCGGCGGGATTGCCGAAGATGAAGAACTCCTCTTTGGTCGAGGGTACGACGAACTTCGACATATTCGTCACAATGCCCATCACCTCCACATTGAGGGTCTTGAACATCTGCAGCCCACGCGCCGCATCGATCAACGAGAGATCGGACGGCGTGGTCACGATCACAGCACCGTCGACAGGTACCGTCTGAGCCAACGCCAGCTGCGCGTCCCCGGTTCCCGGAGGCATATCGACGATCAGGTAGTCGAGCCCGCTCCAGTCCACGTCGCGCAGGAACTGGCGGATGATCCCCGTGACGATCGGACCACGCCAGATCACCGGGGTATCTTCGTCCATCAGAAAGCCCAGGCTCATCACGCGCAGACCATCCGCTTCCATCGGCAGGATGCGGCGGTTGCTCACCGCCGGACGCCCGGAGATGCCGAGCAGTGTCGGCAACGAGGGCCCGTAGATATCGACGTCAAGCAGGCCCACGCGGTGGCCGATCTTCTGCAGAGCCAGCGCAAGGTTCACCGCCACCGTGGACTTGCCCACGCCGCCCTTACCGGAGGCCACGGCGATGACCTTGCCCACGCCCTCGATCGGCGCCGAAGGCGCCGCCTGAGGCTGTGCGGCCGGCGAGGCCTTGGCGGCCGCCGGCGCAGCGGCGGGCTGGGGTGCCGGTGCGGACTCGCCACGCTCTTCACGCTCCAGCGCCTGCGGGGTCATCGTCTTCACTTTGACCTCCAGCACCCCGTCGATCGCCTCGACCTTGTCGTAGATGGCGTCTTCGATCGCAAAACGCTCCTCACGCGCGCGCCCCTTGGGCATCACCAGCGTGATATCGGCCACACCCGCCTTCACCTCGACCTGCTCAACAAGGTGGGTATCCACGATGTTCTTGCCGCCCTGACCCGGATCCTCGACGCCTTCGAGCGCCGCAATCACTTCACCTTTGATCGAAAAATCGTCTTTCATGCATGCCTCGAATGGTTGGAATCTCGCCGCAGGCGCACGCAACTCTGCGCAACGCTGCGGTCACTGGCCGAAGGCCTCCGTTCCGGAACTCCGCGAAGGGGGTGGTCGTAATCACCAGCCCGGCCGATTCAATACTGCGAATGCTACGGGAAAAAGACGCCCTCAGGCGCCCTGATCGGGATGGTTGGGGCAGGCCGGGATCTCGCACTCGGCATAAAGCTCGATCTTCTTGCGCCGTACCTGATACTGCATCTTCTCGGCGATCGCCTGGATGCGCTCATTGAGCCCGTCATCGTTGAACTCGATGATCTTACGGCAGTCCACACAGATCAGGTGATCATGCTGCGGATCCTGGTTGTGGATCGGATCGTAGCGCGTCTGGCCATCACCGAAATCCTTGGGGAGCGCAAACCCCTGCTCCACCAGTAATTTCAGCGTGCGATACACTGTGGCGTAGCCGATGCGCGGCTGATGCTCACGCACATCCTCCAGCAGTTCGTCCGCGCTGATGTGCTTGTCGAGCCAGAAGAAGCGCTCCACGATCACGTCACGCTGCTTGGTCGACTTGAGCCCGGCCTCCTGAAGACGCTCCGAGAATGCCTCCATCGCCTCGGCCACACGGGCCTCTCGCTCTTCTAACGACTGTTCAGCCACGATACTTTGCCTGGGAAATAATGATGAACTGACCACAGGTCCCCTACACCACACCGGGAACCGATGGCGGCCGAGGGATGTCCCCCCGGACCGAATCCTGTGTTGGAGTACGGGCTTAGCGCCCCACATGGGCGAAATAGCGCGCTCCGCGAGCGCAATCTACGCAAAGGCTCGCCCGGTGACAACACCCATCCCCCGCCGGCCATTTCAGCGCGCGCCCCACCGGAGCCTCGACACCCGAGTCAACCCGCGTTACATCGGCCCTTGCGGTCCGCCGCAACATCCCCCTCACCCACCTGTTCAGGAGTGTGCATATGTCTCTCTCGGCCATCTGTGTCTACTGCGGCTCGAGCCCCGGCACTAACCCCGGCTTTCTCAACGGTGCGCGAGCGATGGGCCAGGCGATGGCGGCTCGCCAGAGCACGCTGGTTTACGGCGGCTCGCGCTACGGGATGATGGGCGCGATCGCCGACGCGATCCTCGACGCCGGCGGTCAGGCCATCGGCATTCTGCCCCGCGGGCTTGCCACCAAAGAAGCCGGTCACCCCGGGCTCACCGAGCTTCATATGGTGGGGAGCATGCACGAGCGCAAAGCGATGATGATCGAGAAAAGCCGGGGCTTCATCGCCATGCCCGGCGGCATGGGCACCCTGGAGGAACTCTGCGAAGTCATCACCTGGTCGCAGTTGGGCATTCATCGCCGCCCCATCGGGCTGCTCAATCTCGACGGGTATTACGATCCCTTCCTGACCTTCCTGGACCATGCCGTCGCTTGCGGCTTTCTCAAGTCCGAGCACCGCGATCTGGTGCTCGTCGACGCCTCCCCTGACGGGCTGCTGACGAAGATGGAAGCGTTTGAGTGGCCTTTGACGCAGATTTGGATGGATCGCAGCGAGATCTAAGCGCAGGGCTACGTCCGCCCATCATCCTATACGCTCGCTCACAGCCCTTTCAGGCGACGCCGACGCTGTACACCACTGCCGCGAAAATGCCGTAGATGATGTGCAGCATGATCAGAAAGACAGGCATTCCCACCCCGACATTATGACCAAAGAAGCCCGGGGCGCTGAGCACCTCTCCCGGCCCCATCCGCGGATGCACCGCCGGCAAAATCCCCAGCCCCGCGCCCACCACCACGCCATGGATCGCCCCGAAGAGCGCCCCCCAGGCGGCTGCCGCCCCGAGCACCCCGACCGCCCCCACAGCCGTCAATAAAAGCGCATAGGTCAGTCCGAAGATCGCCCCCATAAAGAGGTGCACCGAGATCCCGATCAGATAGACCAGATGGCGGTCGGAATCCGGCACAAAGACCAGCCCGATCGCCCGCACCATATCGGTCGAGAGTCCCATCACCCGCCCGGCGAACATCGCCATCGTCATCAGCACCACGCCCACCACCCCGGCAAGTACCGCCTGCGTCCAGATAATCTCCATACTCGCTCCTGGCCATCACCCTGTGGAGAGCGTCCGCTCCGTGGTCTTTTTTTGAAGCTAACCACCTCGCTTCGTCCTTCAATTTAGCGGCCCAGCGGCTACCTTGACCCCCCTATAGGTGCGTGCTAGCGTCCGCCCCCCTTGGCTGTGGAATTTTTCCCTGTTCGGCTTGATAGGCTCCCTATGAAATGCTCGCATTCGCTCTCTGGTGCATGTTTGATTCTGGCTCTGGCCCTGCCCGCCTCTCTGGTTGCCCAGGAAGACGCTGCAGGTGAAGCGCCCTCGCAGGCTCCCGCAGCCGAGGACGCTCAGGCCTCTCCACAGGACGACGCTGAGTCGGACGAGGAGCCCGCAGCCGACGTCGAAGAGACGGACCAAAACGGGGGCGAGCAGTCGCCCACTGGCGAGACTCCCGAGTTGGTGCAGCAGCCCGCTGAGAACAACGCCGCTGAGAACAACGCCGCCGAGGACAACGCCGCCGAGGACGAGGAGACGGGAGATGACTGGCCCGACGACGACTTCTCGGACTTCGACGCGATCGCCGAAGACATCGAGTTTGTACCGGCCGAGGCCATTGATGACGCGATGCTCGATCGCCTCACCCCCCTGGCGAGCTTTCCTTTCGTTGAGGTCTCCGGCCATCTGCGCACACGCAGCCGCGCACGCGTCGGGTTTGACCTGGGCACCGGCGGCACCTCGGCGGTGCTCCCTCCGCTGGAGTCGGTGAGCCCCTCCGGCGCGCCGGCCGACCCGGAGGCGCGTAACCTCTGGACCACCGATCTTCGCCTGCGTCTGGCACCGACCTTTCATATCTCCGAGACCCTTCGGGTGCACACCGAGGCGGATCTTCTCGACAACATCGCTCTGGGTGCCGACCCTCGCCACAGCTACTTCGTCGAGGGCATGCCTGGAGCCGACGCTCGCCAGCTCGGCGGCTACAGCGGCGCGCCTTCCCTGCTCACGGTCCGACAGGCTTACGGGGAGGTCGACGCCTTCTTCGGTACGCTCTCGGCCGGCCGTATGCTCAACCACTGGGGCCTGGGCATCTTCGCCAACGGCGGCCAGTGCGACGACTGCGACTTCGGCGACGTCGTCGATCGCGTCTCGCTTCGCACCAGCGTCTGGAACTTCAACATCCTGGCCGCCTACGACTTCGCCGGCGCCGGTCTTACCAGCGACGATCTGGGATTTGCCCACGGCACCCCGCACGAGCTCAGCCGTATCGACGGCACCCACCAGTGGACCGCGCAGGTCTGGCGTGCACCGCTCAGCCGCGCCGATCGCGAACGTCAGGCTCACGCCCTCCACACCGCCCGCCGCCCCATCTTCAACGGTGGCCTCTACGTCAGCGGTCGCCACAACCGCGGCCAGGCCAACGTCGATGAAAGCGGCCTGAGCACCGCAGCCCCGCCCGAGTTGACCTACCGCGGCCTGGACATCTACTCGGCCGACCTCTGGGGCCAGATGCTCTGGGAGCCGGCAGACGACCGCCGCATCCGCGTGGAGCTCGAAGCACTGGGTATCTTCGGCAGCATCGACAACACCACCTCCGCCGCCGTCGGCTTTGAGCCCGGCCAGACCGGCAGCGTCAACTGCTTCGATGAAGGCGCCTACGAGGCCAACCCGGGTGCCTGCGCCACCGACGCCGACGGCAATGTGACCTCCAAATCCGTCTCGCAGTTCGGGCTGGCGCTCGAGTCAGAATTCTACTTCGGCGGACCGGTCACCTTCGGCCTCAACGCCGGCCTGGCCTCCGGTGGCGAGAGCCCCAACTGGGGTTATGGCGAGAGCGCCGCGAACCGGCTCGACTTTATGCGCTTTAGCCCCGACTACCACCTCGACCTGATCCTCTTCCGCGAGGTCATCGGCACGGTCACCAACGCCACCTACGCCAACCCCTACGTGGTGGCGACCTTCCTGGACAGCGGGCTGCAGCGCATGGAGTTTCAACTCGATGCCATCGCCTCGCGCGCACTCAAGGCGGCGGGCACCCCCTCCGGCGAGCCCTGGCTGGGGCTGGAGTTCGACGCTTCACTGCGCTACCTGGCCACCGACACCTTCCTCGCTGCCATCGACGCCGGGGTGCTCTTCCCCTTCGCCGGACTCGCCGCCGAGGTGGACCGCCCCCGCTTCAACCACTACGGGGATCTGGGTCCCTTTGGTGAGTCGGTCGATCCCGGCCTGGCCTGGACGCTTCAGGGCCGCCTGATGTGGAAGTTTTAAGTCTAAAGTCCTGCAGCGACGCGCCCCTCCGGGCGCGTCGCGCTGCGTTTAAGGCGCCGGCGACGGTGCGCCGGGCGGCGTCCATCGTCGCCCTGTGCACAGCGAGCGCGACGCTTTCCGGCTGCGCCGCGCTTCGCGCGCCGGTTTCCCCTCCGCCAACCGAGACCGTTCACCTCAGCGTGGAACGCGTCACCGACCAGGGGCTTTTTTTGCGCATTGTGCCGGCCGAGACGCCGGCGCCCGGCGCGCTTCGCCTTGAGCGCGCCTGCGGCCAGAGCGCCGCGACACCTCTCTATGAGCTTCCCCTCGAGGCCTCCCTGCAAGAGGCCTGGACGCGCGGTGCGCTGGAGCTGCGCGATGCAGATGCCGGCTCCTGTCCGGATTTGCACTACACCCTGACGCTTGCCACAACGAGCGATGGCCCCTGGGAGCTCGCCACAGCTCTTGAGACGCGCTCCAGAGAGCTACCGCCCCCACCTGCCAACATGATCGCGGAGGCGACGCCTGAGGGCGTAAGGCTGCGTTGGGAGCCATCTTCGGGGTGGGGCGTACGGCTGATGCGCCGCGCGCTGGCCGGAAGCTCCCCCTCGCCCTGGACGCCTCTGGTCGCTCTGGAGAGCTCGGCTGCGGGGACCTACCTCGATCGCAGCGCGCGCCCCGGAGAGGCCTACGCCTACATCGCCCAGCACATCGATCCGGCCCCTCCGGCGCCCCACCTCGGAGCCTTCGGCTCACCGGTCTACATCGCCCTTCCTTCGACGCGCTGACGGACCGGCTTGGCACCCGAGCCCGCCGCACCTATACTCGCGCGCAGTCACTCTACGACATCTCCCCGGGCCGCCCCTTCACAGCTCTCACGGCCCGATGCTCCTCCGATCTGTGCCCCCCGGCCTCCAGATGACGCGCTTTCGAGAACGCTACGAAGAGATCTACACCCTGCTCACCCGTACCGAGTTGCAGCAGGGCTCAGCCGGCCTCGATGCGCTCAGCGCGCTGCCCGACCTCTTCGGCCAGGATGACGAACTCTGGCTGGGCTTTTACACCGAGGATGGTCTGCGCATCGCGCTGGAGAAGTACGGGTTTATGCGCGACCTGGAGCGCATCGGTTTTCGCGACCGCCGCCTGGAGCTGCGCACCGACGACCCCGATGAACATCTGCTGCGCATCTGGAGCGACAAGCCCCACTGCGACGCCCCGCTGGTCGAGCTGGTGGTGCGCCGCGACTTCCTTCAGGCCCCGGGCCTGGGCGATCAGCCCACCACGCACATCCCGGTGCTCAATATCGAGTGGCTGCTCCTGCAGAACCCGGCCACCGACTTCAGCCCGGAGCGCCCACCCCTTCCCGGCCAACGCTACCCCGGCCTGGGCGTGGGGCCCCAGGTCATGGAGCTTCTCCGAAACGTCTGCCAGCGCCTGGAGCTCGGCGCCCTGGTCACCGTCCCTTCCTACTTTCACAACGCGATCTTCTACAGCGAGGAGTTTCGCCACTTCGATCCCTACTGGCAGGGCGCCTTTCTGGCCCTGTGCCGCGATGTGATGCCCCAGGCCGAAGGCTCGGTGGCCGCCTCCTCCTGGGGGCTCTACTGGGAGATGGTCGAGAATAAAAACGCCCCCAAAAAACAGCCCTTCGACTGGTTCCAGCAGCTGATGGTCTACCCCATCTCCGAGCGCCTCCGCGCCTACTTTGACACCCGCGACTACCAGCGCGAGGTCCAGCAGGGCTTAAGCGATCACGACTTTCTGCTGCACACCGAGCCCTTAACGCAAACGCTCGCAGCCCGGGGGATCTCCCCCCTGAACAACGAGCGTATTGACGTCTGGATCGACGACGTCTGAACATCTGCACGCGCTGCAAGGCCTGCTGCGCCGAGCAGGGCCTCGCCACCCCTCAGAGCGGGGCGATAAAGGTGGAGTAGGCCGCCTTTAAGCTCACGTAGATCAGGATCGTGGAGCCCCCGGCAACCGGCAGGGTGTAAACCCACGATTTGACGATATTCCAGATGATCCCCAGGTTGAGCGCCGTCATCCCTCGCGCAAACCCCACACCGATCACCGCACCCACCACCGTATGCGTCGTCGAGATGGGCAGGCCCAGCCAGCTTCCCATCAGGATGGTCGAGGCCGCCCCGAACTCTGCGGCAAACCCGCGCGAGGGCGTGATCTCGGTGATCTTGGTGCCGATCGTCTCGATGACCTTGTAGCCGTATGTCGCAAGGCCGATCACAATTCCCAGCCCGCCGAGCAGAAGCACCCAGGTCGGAACGGGAACCTTCGCGGTGATCGCACCTTCGTTAAAGGTGCCCACGATCGCGGCCAGGGGACCGATGGAGTTGGCCACGTCGTTCGATCCGTGCGCAAAGGCCACAAAACACGCCGTGGCAATCTGCAGATAACGAAAGACCTTCTCCACCCGCGCCACATGCAGGTCACGATCATCGCCGGAGGGCTCCTCGATCGTGCGTACAAAGAGCCAGCTCACCAGCGAGCCCACCACTCCGACCAGCGCCGAAAGAAGCCAGATCTCGGTGGTGCCAATCCCGTACGACTCCAGATCCACGCCGGGCATGCCCTTGACGAAGATCACAAGTCCCAGCACCAGGAATACCGGGAAGACAAGCACCGGGCTCCAGCGCTTGACCGCCGCCACCGGGTTTTCCGCATCGAAGATCATCTTTCGTACAAGTGAGAACACCAGGTACGCCAGAATCCCGCCTGTGAGCGGGCTGACCGCCCAGCTGCTCACGATCTTGGCCAGCGTGCCCCACTGAATGTACGCCGGCCCCACCGCCACAAGCCCAAAGCCCGTGATCGCCCCCACGATCGAGTGCGTCGTCGAGACCGGCCAGCCGAGCATCGCCGCCAGGTGCAGCCAGACCGCAGCCGAAATCAGCGCAGCGAGCATCCCCAGCATAAAGAGCGTGGAGCCCTCGGCCGTGCCGACCACCGCCGCATCGTTAAAGAGCAGCGGATCGATGATGCCGCGACGCATCGTATCGGTGACCGACGCCCCGGCGATAAACGCCCCCGAAAATTCAAAGATCGCGGCGATGATCACCGCCTCTTTAAACGAGATGGCCTTCGAGCCGACGCTGGTGCCCATGGCATTGGCCGCGTCGTTGGCGCCGATGCTCCACGCCATATAAAAGCCAAACGCAATGGCCACCCAGAGGATCAGTTCCACACCCATGGAGTTACGCTCCCGGTACTACGGTTCGCTGATCACTGCCTCACCCACCTCATAAGGTAGGAGCAAGGCAGCGGGCTGCGCTCCGAAGTTCGGAGCGCAGCGGGTTGATTGCTCGGAACTTATTTGGACATGAAGAGACGCAGGCGGTTGCCCATCTTCTCGGCCGCGTTGGCCATATCGCCCACCTTGTTAAAGATCTTGTTCCAGATCAGCAGGCTGCCCGGCTTAATATCGTCTTCCATCCCGAAGAGCAGTCGCGCCAGCGCGTCCTGCACCAGGTCGGCCTCATGCTCCAGGCGGTTGAGTTCATCGATCATCAAGAGCACCCGCTCGGCCTCGGGACCGGTGAAGCTGACATCAGCCAGAACTTCGAGGGCATCGACGATCTCCACGGCCTTATCAACCGTGGTCATCACCCGACGAAGCAGCTTCTTAAGCTGGGGCACAAGCTCGGGATGCGGCTCCATCTTGCGCAGCGTAAAGAGAATGCCCACATCTTCGGCGTTGTCGGCGATCGCATCGAGCGAGGCCAGCACATCGAGCAGATCACGGCGGTCCACGGACATAAAGATCGTCTTGGGCAGGCTGTCGCGAATGCGCGTCTTGACCACATCCACCTCATGCTCAAGGTGGCTGATGTTCTCGGCGATCGCCTTGACCTTGTCCTGGTCCCCTTCAAAGACCGCGTCGAAGAGCACGGGCACCTCGTCAGCGCACTCCTTGACCTTGTGGGCCATCTCTCGGATATACGGGAAGGGACTTTTGGCGAAGAGACCGAAGATTGAACGGACCATCATGGACTACCTGTGGTGGGAAGGGGTCACCGACTAAAAACGCTTACGGGCGTTTCACTTGGCGATTCTCTCATCAAACTTCATTTCGCCCCGGGGCGATGCGGCGAAGCATAGAGTGTCGCTATGGACTGTCAACAAGCTCGTGGATGGATCATGACTCGAAGGATGGATTGTTTCAGCAGCGTCACAATTGGGCTGCTTCTCTGCGGGCTGAGCCTGCCAGCGATAGCGCAGGAAAGCACGCCGCAAAATGACGAGCCCGCGGCGCTCGATAACAGCCAGCACCGGGTACGCTCTTCAGCCGGGCTTGTAGCCGCCGACCACCGGCTTGCTTCTGAGGCCGGCGCGGCCATGCTGGCTGCCGGCGGAAACGCCGCCGACGCCGGCGCCGCGGCCATGCTGGCCGTCGGACTGGTCAATCCCTTTGCCTCCGGCCTCGGCGGCGGAGGATTTTGCCTCTACCGGGAAGCCGACACTGGCCAGACCACCGTCCTCGACTACCGCGAGCGCGCACCGGCAGCAGCCCACCGCGATATGTACCTGGTCGATGGAGAGGCCGACCCTCAACTCGCCCGCCACGGCGGACTGGCAGTCGGCGTGCCCGGCGAAGCCGCAGGCGTCTGGTCGCTGCACGGACGCTTCGGCCAGCTGGAGTGGGAGCGCGTGGTCGACCCGGCGCTTAACCTCGCCAGGGAGGGCTTCCCGGTGGGAGCAACGCTGGCGCGCCACCTTCAGACCCTGGCCCCGACGCTCGAAGCGTGGCCCGAGCTCAAAGCCGTCTTCACCCGCGAGGACGGCAACCTCGTCGAAGAGGGCGACATGCTGGTGCGTGAAGATCTTGCCCGCGCCCTTGAACTTCTGCGCGACGAAGGCGTGCAACCCTTTTACACGGGCGCCATCGCCGAGGCTTCAGTCGAGGCGGTGCAACAGGCCGGCGGCATCCTCACCCTCGACGATCTCAAGCGCTACCAGGTCGCCCTCCGCGAGCCGGTCACCGGCACCTACAATGATTTCGAGATCATCTCGATGCCGCCTCCTTCCTCCGGCGGCATCGCGCTGATCGAGGCCTTTCATATTCTGGAGGGCTTTGAGCTCGAATCTCAGGCCTGGGACGCTCCGGCCATTCACCTGATCGTCGAAGCGCTCAAACACGCCTTCGCCGACCGCGCCGCCCACCTGGGCGACAGCGACTTTGTCGACGTTCCCGTCGAGCGCCTCATCTCCAAAGCGTACGCCGCCGAGCTCCGAGAGACCATCGAGCTCAACAGCACCAAACCCATCGACGCCTACGGA
This DNA window, taken from Lujinxingia sediminis, encodes the following:
- a CDS encoding inorganic phosphate transporter; the protein is MGVELILWVAIAFGFYMAWSIGANDAANAMGTSVGSKAISFKEAVIIAAIFEFSGAFIAGASVTDTMRRGIIDPLLFNDAAVVGTAEGSTLFMLGMLAALISAAVWLHLAAMLGWPVSTTHSIVGAITGFGLVAVGPAYIQWGTLAKIVSSWAVSPLTGGILAYLVFSLVRKMIFDAENPVAAVKRWSPVLVFPVFLVLGLVIFVKGMPGVDLESYGIGTTEIWLLSALVGVVGSLVSWLFVRTIEEPSGDDRDLHVARVEKVFRYLQIATACFVAFAHGSNDVANSIGPLAAIVGTFNEGAITAKVPVPTWVLLLGGLGIVIGLATYGYKVIETIGTKITEITPSRGFAAEFGAASTILMGSWLGLPISTTHTVVGAVIGVGFARGMTALNLGIIWNIVKSWVYTLPVAGGSTILIYVSLKAAYSTFIAPL
- a CDS encoding TIGR00153 family protein, with amino-acid sequence MMVRSIFGLFAKSPFPYIREMAHKVKECADEVPVLFDAVFEGDQDKVKAIAENISHLEHEVDVVKTRIRDSLPKTIFMSVDRRDLLDVLASLDAIADNAEDVGILFTLRKMEPHPELVPQLKKLLRRVMTTVDKAVEIVDALEVLADVSFTGPEAERVLLMIDELNRLEHEADLVQDALARLLFGMEDDIKPGSLLIWNKIFNKVGDMANAAEKMGNRLRLFMSK
- the ggt gene encoding gamma-glutamyltransferase yields the protein MTRRMDCFSSVTIGLLLCGLSLPAIAQESTPQNDEPAALDNSQHRVRSSAGLVAADHRLASEAGAAMLAAGGNAADAGAAAMLAVGLVNPFASGLGGGGFCLYREADTGQTTVLDYRERAPAAAHRDMYLVDGEADPQLARHGGLAVGVPGEAAGVWSLHGRFGQLEWERVVDPALNLAREGFPVGATLARHLQTLAPTLEAWPELKAVFTREDGNLVEEGDMLVREDLARALELLRDEGVQPFYTGAIAEASVEAVQQAGGILTLDDLKRYQVALREPVTGTYNDFEIISMPPPSSGGIALIEAFHILEGFELESQAWDAPAIHLIVEALKHAFADRAAHLGDSDFVDVPVERLISKAYAAELRETIELNSTKPIDAYGSAAPSDDPPGTSHLSVVDADGNMLACTTTINTRFGSMVYDPNFGLIFNNEMADFNIAPGQPNLYGLMGNEQNAVARDKRPLSSMSPTLVLKEGEPFMSLGGSGGPTIITGTYFTMVATMIFGRDLLDAVSGPRMHHQWLPEQLFVEFDNLPFAPGLVERGHQLQTRRAYNAVQAIMRQPDGSWTAVSDPRKGGIPAAPATSETNENHQPQAE